A window of Malania oleifera isolate guangnan ecotype guangnan chromosome 2, ASM2987363v1, whole genome shotgun sequence genomic DNA:
gacaccaaagaaaaaaaaaaaaaaaacctaagcaGCCGCAAAGGAGCCATCACTCCTCACACACGCACAGCCCCTCGTGCCAGCCTCCGTCACCACCCACAACCTCACCCTCTATCAACTCTTTGcccctctcttcttctccttcccttCTGCACACAACAGCAAGGCCACACGCACAGCCCCTCCGACTTCGCACACACTGTCTCCGTTCATGCCGGCCACCCACAACACCAACCCCTCCTGTCATCCTTACCACCAGACGACAGTCGTCCGCCCACCAGCTCCATCCATCTGCTTCCCAGGGCCACCATCGTCACCCCCAATGTCGCCGCCATCGCTATCTGCCACACGTTGCAACAGCCCATCGGTCCGGCGGCTCTTCATGGCAACATCCAGTTGCACCGGCGCCGTCCTCCATCATCACTCCCAACCGGACCCGAACCTTCGGCAGCCTCCAGCTCACCTTCAGCCTCCACGTCTCCACGAGGACCACGACAGCCTCTCCAGATCGTCGTTGTCGTCACCCCAGCTACCATCACCCCGGCGGCTCTCCACGGCAGCAATCCTCCGGTGAGCTCCTTTGCATGTCGGCCACATGCACAAACTCACACACACAGCAAACCACACACACACTCGACACCTGTAGCTTTGTAAACACACACGCCTGCATagtttaataatttatttgggtttttaatattgaaagtttaaatttttgaCTTGTTAGATAAAATTAGTGCTTGATATCgaggttatattttttttcttcctttttcacATTTTATTATGAATATTAATTGGTTTACCcttattattgcaggatttttatCATCATGGTGTTTGTTTTATTATTTAGTattcaagttcaaatttttggTTGTATCTacttgaaaatattaaatgatgtatCATGAAAgtaggttttttattttttgtactatCATATCATGTGTCAGGGTTATTATCATGTTAAATGTTTAAGATTGTATAttgaattttgatttgatttattactataaaTTTAGAAGTTATCATACTGATTGTTTACGTATTAGTAATAGCTTGAATagattttcatgagtttattattTGTTTGCCTTTCCCtgggtttccatattttaatttaaaatttgatttgtttcattaattaattgcttatatatgtgtgtattgtATCTTTAATTGGGTgtcaatattaaggtaaataaaatatgtatattataattactataaatattattattattattcctatcattattatttattattatcattatcatttattacttactattattatcatatttattatttactattattattatcttttatttgttattattactattatatttactattattattattattattattattattattattattatattttaaattgtacgTATGTTTAATCGTAGTacttttttaaatttgtattaatttatcatcattttttttttattgtgatagttattaattattttcgattttctaTCCCTATG
This region includes:
- the LOC131148132 gene encoding uncharacterized protein LOC131148132; its protein translation is MRKDPREHNCPTVDKGSSIKEFMRLNPYTFEGGPNPVIAENWVQQIEERLEVLDCMDEQKVRGLLSFSHGWRGGDTKEKKKKNLSSRKGAITPHTRTAPRASLRHHPQPHPLSTLCPSLLLLPFCTQQQGHTHSPSDFAHTVSVHAGHPQHQPLLSSLPPDDSRPPTSSIHLLPRATIVTPNVAAIAICHTLQQPIGPAALHGNIQLHRRRPPSSLPTGPEPSAASSSPSASTSPRGPRQPLQIVVVVTPATITPAALHGSNPPGCAARRWDLTWSALQETLRDQRVVAAIEFVKLPR